Genomic DNA from Marnyiella aurantia:
TCATTTCCATCCTGCAGCTTCCTTGCTGGCCGGTCCAATGGCGAGGGTGCAATATCGTCTATAAAGCCCATTATTCGGCCGCTGCCCATGTCTTTCAGACCGGAAGTCACGAACACGGGGAAAAACTGCTGATGAGCCAAAGCAATCGTTATCCCTTTTGCAAGTTCTTCTTCGGTAAGAGTTCCCTGCTCAAAGTACTTCTCCATCAGACCTTCTTCATTCTCGGCTGCAATCTCTACCAAAGCATTATGCAATTCATTTGCCCTGGACATTTCGCTTTCTGGAATAGGCTTCTTTTCCGGCTTGCCGCCACTTTCGGGAAATTCATACAGGACCATCCTCAATGCGTCCACAATCTGATTAAACTGTCCGCCTGAGCTTAGTGGATATTGTACAGGAACAACGCGCGAGCCAAATCTTTCACGAGCCTGCTGCAGAGTGCTGTCATAATCAGCCTTTGGGTGATCCATTTGATTGATTACAAAAACAGCGGGGGTTTTATAATGCTGGAGATATTCCCACACAAGTTCGGTTCCTACCTCAACACCACTTGCCGCATTCAGTACAATAACAGCAGTATCCGAAACCTTCAGGGAAGATATCACCTCACCCACAAAATCATCGAAGCCCGGAGTATCCAGCACATTGATCTTGTTGTTTTTCCAGTTCACAAACATCTGGTGCGAGAAGATTGTGTTTTCCCGCTGATGCTCCAAATCTGTATTGTCACTCACAGTGTTGTGACTTTCTACACTACCACGGCGCCTTATGGCTCCTCCTTCATACAACATTGCCTCTATAAGCGTGGTTTTGCCCGAACCGGAATGTCCCAGCATCACCACATTACGTAAATCTTTTGTTTGTGCACTCATAGTATTGATGGTTTTTAGTTTCTTGGAATCGGAAGCCACATTGGGGAAGACCCATCATCCGCATATTGGAAAACTAAAGTTACAAAACTTTAAAATGTGTTGTAAAAAACTTTCCATGGTTTATCCATGATATTTAACATTGTTTTCCGAAAAGGCCTATTTTTAACGAAATTTTCATAAGAATGGTTTTAAGCAGAATCTGGTCGGCCTTCATTATTGTAGCCATTGTAGTAGCGAGCATAAAATACCTGTTTTTTCCGGCGTACGGTGATATTTATAACGACATGGTTGTTGGTAAGGGTGGAGACACCGTCCAGATTGCGCAGCAACCGCTTGCGGGTATGACTCCCTCGGTTCAGGAAGCACTGAAAACGACCGATCTTTACGAAGAGCAGCATATTTCCTATAAAACGGACAGCCTGAAGCAGAGTGTTCAGGTCTATCGGGTGCAGGCCACAGACGGTGTGATCGGGACTTCCGAAACGGCGGTGAAAATCTGCTTAGGACTTATTGGGATTATGACGCTGTTTATGGGCTTTATGAGTATTGCCGAAAAGGCCGGTGGCATTAACCTGCTTTCGCGTATGATCCAGCCGTTTTTTTCCAGACTGTTTCCTGAAGTTCCTAAGAACCATCCTTCATTCGGTCATATGATGCTGAATTTCAGCGCGAACCTGCTTGGACTGGATAATGCGGCCACTCCTTTTGGACTGAAAGCTATGGAAAGCCTGCAGACCTTAAACCCATCTGCCGAGCGTGCCAGTAACGCGCAGATCATGTTTCTGTGTCTTCACGCAAGTGGTTTAACGCTTATTCCGGTTTCCATAATTGCGATCCGGGCATCCATGAACGCGCAGAACCCAACCGATATATTCCTGCCCTGTCTTATTGCGACATTTGCTGCTACGATGGCTGCTATGATAATCGTATCCATCAAACAGAGAATAAATCTGTTTCAGCCTGTGATCCTTGCCTATATCGGTGGAATCTCAGCGGTGATTGCTGCGCTGGTTGTATTTCTGCTCAGACTTAACCAGTCTGAACTCGCCGGTTTCTCAAAAGTGCTGAGCAACGGGATTATCCTGCTGATATTCTTCGCCATTATCCTGGGCGGAATTTATAAAAAGATCAATGTATTTGATGCCTTTATCGAAGGAGCAAAAGAAGGCTTCTGGACCTGTGTGAAAATCATTCCTTATCTGGTGGGGATGCTCATCGCCATCTCGATGCTGAGGACGTCCGGTGTGTTTGAGGTCATCATAGACGGCATGAAATGGCTTGCTGCCGCTGCAGGTACCGATACACGGTTTGTAGATGGACTACCTACGGCACTTATCAAACCCCTTTCCGGATCAGGAGCTCGTGGAATGATGGTGGACACTATGGCTACCTTCGGCGCCGACTCCTTCCCATCGCGTTTGGCGGGAATCCTTCAGGGAAGCTCCGATACCACGTTTTATGTTATTGCGGTATACTACGGCGCTGTAAACATCAGGAACACACGGTATACGGTGGGAGCCATGCTGCTTGCGGACCTGGTGGGTATTATAACGGCAGTTATACTGGCCTATATGTTCTTTGGCTAAGAAAATAAAACCGCCTTTGTTTAGGGCATTATGTCTGTTTCAGTCGCCGAAAACTTCATTATGCTGTTCGGCGACACGTATAAAAGTAGTTCTTTTTGAAAGTTCCTTAAGCTGGGATGCCCCGACATAAGTGCAAGCAGAACGCACTCCGCCTAAAATATCTCTAACGGTATCGGCAACAGCACCACGGTAAGGCACCTGTACTGTCTTCCCTTCGGAGGCACGGTATTCGGCTACACCTCCGGAATGTTTGTCCATGGCCGTTTTTGAGCTCATACCATAAAACTGGCGGAACTTCCTACCGTCAACCTCAACAATCTCACCCCCGCTTTCTGCATGGCCGGCCAGCATACCTCCCAGCATCACGAAATCGGCACCGCCACCGAAGGCCTTGGCAACATCACCAGGAATACGGCAGCCACCATCGGAAATAATATGACCGCCCAAACCGTGCGCGGCGTCGGCACATTCAATAATGGCAGAAAGTTGCGGATAGCCCACACCTGTCTTTATTCTGGTGGTGCATACGGAACCGGGTCCAATGCCAACTTTAATCAGATCTGCACCGGCGAGTATCAGTTCTTCCACCATTTCACCGGTCACCACATTTCCCGCAATAATTGTTTTAGCAGGAAAATTATGTCTCATTTTCTGAACAAATTCTACAAAATATTCTGAATACCCATTTGCCACATCAATGCACAAAAATTCAAGTCGCGGATGGTTTTGAAAGATGGTTTTAACCTTCTCCTCATCTTCCTTACCTGTGCCTGTACTCACTGCAATGTGTTCATAAATTCCCTCTGGGGGCGTGCCAAGAAAATGATCCCATTCCTGAAGCGAATAATGTTTATGAATGGCAGTCACCAAACCTTCTTTTGCCAGTGCATTGGCCATCTGGAATGTACCAACCGTATCCATATTAGCTGCAATCACCGGTACTCCACTCCAGTTTTTCTGTGAATTCCTGAAGGTGAAGTTGCGGGATAAATCTACTTCGGCGCGGGATTTTAGTGTAGAACGCTTAGGCCGGATCATCACATCCTTAAATCCAAGTTTTATATCATTTTCAATTCTCATTTTACTTTACTTGATCAATATCAATCCTGATCAGCAATAGCCTGATTCACCACGCGCAGTGCTTCATTCCTTAAAGCGACATTCCCACGGTTAAGTTCCAGAATTATTTTACGGACTTCCTGCAGATAAACACGTGCAAAATCGGTATCCTCTTCAGAAATTTCCTGTGCATTATCCATTATGTCGGCGTACTTTATTGTCTGCCCGTCAGGTGATATCCGGGCTAACCGCTGGAGTTCTTTTTCTTTACGGGTCCGGCGGTTCAAACGGGGATAATTCTTTTTAACATAAACATCCGTCAGCTCAATCACGAGATCCACTGTTCGGTCTGCCTCCTCTTCATTTAGATATTTATTTAGGAATTTCCGGATTTCTTCTGCCGTCACGGGCGTATCTTCCAGTACATCATGCAGTAGCGCGGCTGCGAGAACACAAATATCACCGGTGTGGGATTTCATTGTTTCCATAACCCTGATTGGGTGTACCATATACCGGTCCGGTGAATATTTCCGAAGTTGCTCCCCGTGGGCTGTATCTCCGAAATCAGTAATATGCTTAAGAATATCGTCCATGCTCAAGAATTAAATGTTGGCAGAACATTACCTGGGCCAACAAAATCTCCAGAAGTAACGGCAAAATTCATTCCCTAACAGTTGCTTACCAAAATCAGTATTTCTCCTGCGCTTTCATCATTTTCTTAAACTTTCCTTTGCTTTTCCGGATCCGGCAGCTTACCACCTTATATTCCGGACACATTGCTTCGGAGCAGTGTTCATCTGAGGTGATTATATTAAGCATAACTTCGGGGAAATGGAATGTGGAACTGAGAATACCGGGTTTCATCTCGTCCGTGATCCTGGCTTTGATGTCTACTTTTCCGCGCGGAGATTCAACACAAACGAAATCTCCGTCCATTATTTTTTCGCGGGCGGCATCATCGGGATTGATGAGCAGAACATCTTCGGTGAGAATTTCCACATTACCGGTCCGCCTCGTCATTGCGCCACAGTTATAATGTTCCAGTTCGCGATTGGTTGTGATGATATAGGGATAGTCCTTACCATGCTTTTCAACCTCATTGGACTCCTTAAAATCAATGAAGGTAAATTTTCCGAGACCCCGGTTAAATTTTTCGGTATGTAAAAGTTTTGTGTCGGTACCGTCCGGCGCAACAGGCCATTGCTTACCGCTGTTTCCCAGTTCGGTCCATTTTACGCCCGCAAAGAAGGGGACGATTTGCGAGATCTCCTGCAGCATTCCATCAGCGGTATAATCTGGCTGAGGATAACCCATGAGATTCATAATATCTACAATGATCTGACCGTCGGTCTTTGTTCCTTCCAATGGCTGCACTACCTTTTGGACCCGCTGGATTCGGCGCTCGCCATTCGTAAATGTACCCTCTTTCTCCAGAAATGAGGTTCCGGGCAGAATTACTGTAGCATGGCGGGCAGTTTCAGTCATGAAAAGTTCCTGAACTATGAGCAAGTCCAGGCTGTCCAGCGCTTTCATCACTTTTTGGGTATTCGGATCGGTCTGTACCACATCTTCGCCGATAAGCCAAAGGGCTTTTAATTTACCGCTGATCGCAGCATCAAACATTTCAGGAATTTTATAGCCAATATGTGCAGGTATTACACGCCCGTAAAACAGATTATAGCTTTCGTTAATTTCCGGATCGGTTACATCCAGATAGCCTGCGCCCTGATGAGGCTGGCAACCCATATCTGCAGCTCCCTGTACATTATTCTGGCCCCGTAAAGGATTTACGCCGGAGCCCTTTTTTCCAATATTACCTGTTATCATAGCCAAATCGGCAATAAGCTGCACTGTAAATGTGCCCTGCAATTGCTCAGTAACACCCAAGCCATGAAATTCCATGGCGGCCGTGGCCGTAGCGTAGGCAATTGAGGCTTCGCGAACCAGATTTTTATCAACGCCGGTGATACGCTCCAACTCATCTATGTCGAGCTTCAGTATTTCGGTTTTCATTTCGTCATAACCCTCTGTCCTGGTTCCTATAAAATCCCGGTCTTCCAATTCTTCACTGATAATATAATAGAGCATCATATTGAGCAGCGCGACGTTTGTTCCGGGCCTGAGCTGAAGGTGATATTTTGCGAATTTGGCCAGCTCAATTTTCCGCGGATCGATCACGATACCAGTAACACCCTTCATCATTCTCTGCTTAATCCTGGCACCTGTAACGGGATGTGCGACTGTAGGATTGGCTCCAATCACAAGAATACAATCCGTGTAAGCCAGGTCTTCAATTGAATTGGTGGCCGCTCCGGTACCAAAGGCACGCTGCATACCCAATGCAGTAGGTGAATGACAGACTCTGGCACAACAGTCTATATTATTGGTTCCGATCACGGCGCGCATAAATTTCTGCATCAGATAATTCTCCTCGTTAGGAGTCCGAGCAGATGATATTCCTGCAATGGCATCCGGTCCGTCGTGGGCCAGTATTTTTTTTAAGCTTTCAACAATAAATGAGTAAGCCTCCTCCCAGCTAACCTCCTCAAAATGGCCGTTCCTTTTAATCATAGGACTTCTAAGCCTGTCCGGATGATTGTAAAATTTAAATGCGTAACGTCCCTTCAGGCAAGTATGACCCAAATTGGCTTCAGCATCATAAGGACTTGTTATTGAAATTATCTCCTCTCCTTTTGTGGCTACATTCAGGTTACAGCCTACCCCACAGTATGTGCACACAGTTCGTGTTACTTTTTCCGGTACCGTTTCGGACATCTGGAAAATATCGGTGATTGCATCCGTAGGACAGGTTTGTGAACAGGCCCCACAGCTCACACAGTCGGATTCCATAAAACTTACGTCCATTCCTTTAATGATGTGCGAATCGTAACCTCTGCCTGCCATATTCAGCACCATTTGACCCTGTACCTCATCGCAGGCACGGATACACCGGAAGCAATTGATGCACATATTGAGGTCCGACCGCATATACGGATGACTTGTATCCGGAAGAAAATGATTTTTGCCTGAGGTTTCATATCTGACTTCCTGTAAGCCACTTTTGCGAACCACCAGGTCAAATTCGGAAGGTTGTTCAGCTGGTACAAACCTCTTTTCTTCCGGCAGATCAGAAAGCACCAGTTCAAGGATATTTTTCCGAAGGTTAATGATATTCGGCGAGTCCGGGTAGATGTAAAGGTTTCCGGTCACCGGAGAATGGCACGAGGCCATTGCCTTAGTTTTCCCGTCCTGCTCCAGTGCCACATCAACACAGCAAACCCTGCAGGATCCGAAAGGCTCCAAATTAGGTGCATCGCAGAGTGTAGGAATGGATTGCTGGCCTTTATGCCGCCTGATGAAGGAAAGCATGGATTCGCCGGGATAGAATTGAAAAGGCTGGTTGTTGATGTAGGCAATATTTTCCATCATTCTGAGGGTATTAATTGAAATGCAGGTTCAGTTCGTCGGCAAAATACATAAGTGCATTTCGGGCCGGCAAGGGGATACCGCCGCCATGAGCACAAAGTGAGCCCTGCTGTAAAGTACTGAGCAGATCCATAAACAGTTCCCTGTTCACAGTCTTCATATTATGAGCCGCTTCATGCAGCATTTCGTGCGCGCGTTTCGTTCCCAAACGACAGGGGAAACACTTTCCGCAGCTTTCAAGTGCAGCGAATTCAAAAAGATGCTCCAGATATTTTATCATCGGGAAATCCGACGGTATGCAGACCACCGATGCATGCCCCAGCAGAAAACCTTCTGTCGCAAAAGATTCAAAATCAACTGAGAGCGCCGGAATCTTTTCCACGGGTACAATTCCGCCTAACGGTCCACCAATATGAAGGGCTTTTACCGGTTTTCGGAAGCCGCCACCGTATTCATAAATGACTTTTTCCATTGTGGTGCCCATTTCAACTTCAACAATGCCGGGCTTATTGAAAATACCGTCCAGTGACACCAGTTTCGTACCTCTGGATTTTTCAGTTCCCAAAGCAGCGTACGCATCACCGCCGTTGCGCACAATCCATGCGGCAGCAGCCAATGTTTCCACATTATTCACCACCGTTGGCTTTAGGAAAAGCCCCTGCTGCGTGGGGAAGGGCGGTCTCGTGCGTACTTCCGGGCGCTGCCCTTCTATGGCGTTTATTAGTGCGGTTTCCTCGCCACAAATGTAAGCGCCCTGAGCTTTTATAACTTTAAAATTAAATGAAAAGCCTGAGCCTATAATATTGCTGCCAATAAGATTATTTGCATAAAGCTCCCGGATTTTCTCTTCAACCACACGAACAGCTTCGGGATACTCCGCCCGGATGAAAAGTACACCCAAGTTAGCTCCGGTACAAATCCCGGCTACGAGCATACCGAAAAGCACCAACAAAGGTCTTTCTTCCAGAAGATAACGGTCTGAAAAAGCTCCCGGGTCACCTTCATCGGCATTACAAATGATGAATTTATCATCGGAGATTTCATTCCGACAGCCTTCCCATTTTATTCCCATTGGAAAACCGGCACCTCCCCGGCCGCGGATCTGTGATAATTTTATTTCATTCAGAAGAT
This window encodes:
- a CDS encoding nucleoside recognition domain-containing protein; this translates as MVLSRIWSAFIIVAIVVASIKYLFFPAYGDIYNDMVVGKGGDTVQIAQQPLAGMTPSVQEALKTTDLYEEQHISYKTDSLKQSVQVYRVQATDGVIGTSETAVKICLGLIGIMTLFMGFMSIAEKAGGINLLSRMIQPFFSRLFPEVPKNHPSFGHMMLNFSANLLGLDNAATPFGLKAMESLQTLNPSAERASNAQIMFLCLHASGLTLIPVSIIAIRASMNAQNPTDIFLPCLIATFAATMAAMIIVSIKQRINLFQPVILAYIGGISAVIAALVVFLLRLNQSELAGFSKVLSNGIILLIFFAIILGGIYKKINVFDAFIEGAKEGFWTCVKIIPYLVGMLIAISMLRTSGVFEVIIDGMKWLAAAAGTDTRFVDGLPTALIKPLSGSGARGMMVDTMATFGADSFPSRLAGILQGSSDTTFYVIAVYYGAVNIRNTRYTVGAMLLADLVGIITAVILAYMFFG
- a CDS encoding GMP reductase, with product MRIENDIKLGFKDVMIRPKRSTLKSRAEVDLSRNFTFRNSQKNWSGVPVIAANMDTVGTFQMANALAKEGLVTAIHKHYSLQEWDHFLGTPPEGIYEHIAVSTGTGKEDEEKVKTIFQNHPRLEFLCIDVANGYSEYFVEFVQKMRHNFPAKTIIAGNVVTGEMVEELILAGADLIKVGIGPGSVCTTRIKTGVGYPQLSAIIECADAAHGLGGHIISDGGCRIPGDVAKAFGGGADFVMLGGMLAGHAESGGEIVEVDGRKFRQFYGMSSKTAMDKHSGGVAEYRASEGKTVQVPYRGAVADTVRDILGGVRSACTYVGASQLKELSKRTTFIRVAEQHNEVFGD
- the fdhF gene encoding formate dehydrogenase subunit alpha; translation: MMENIAYINNQPFQFYPGESMLSFIRRHKGQQSIPTLCDAPNLEPFGSCRVCCVDVALEQDGKTKAMASCHSPVTGNLYIYPDSPNIINLRKNILELVLSDLPEEKRFVPAEQPSEFDLVVRKSGLQEVRYETSGKNHFLPDTSHPYMRSDLNMCINCFRCIRACDEVQGQMVLNMAGRGYDSHIIKGMDVSFMESDCVSCGACSQTCPTDAITDIFQMSETVPEKVTRTVCTYCGVGCNLNVATKGEEIISITSPYDAEANLGHTCLKGRYAFKFYNHPDRLRSPMIKRNGHFEEVSWEEAYSFIVESLKKILAHDGPDAIAGISSARTPNEENYLMQKFMRAVIGTNNIDCCARVCHSPTALGMQRAFGTGAATNSIEDLAYTDCILVIGANPTVAHPVTGARIKQRMMKGVTGIVIDPRKIELAKFAKYHLQLRPGTNVALLNMMLYYIISEELEDRDFIGTRTEGYDEMKTEILKLDIDELERITGVDKNLVREASIAYATATAAMEFHGLGVTEQLQGTFTVQLIADLAMITGNIGKKGSGVNPLRGQNNVQGAADMGCQPHQGAGYLDVTDPEINESYNLFYGRVIPAHIGYKIPEMFDAAISGKLKALWLIGEDVVQTDPNTQKVMKALDSLDLLIVQELFMTETARHATVILPGTSFLEKEGTFTNGERRIQRVQKVVQPLEGTKTDGQIIVDIMNLMGYPQPDYTADGMLQEISQIVPFFAGVKWTELGNSGKQWPVAPDGTDTKLLHTEKFNRGLGKFTFIDFKESNEVEKHGKDYPYIITTNRELEHYNCGAMTRRTGNVEILTEDVLLINPDDAAREKIMDGDFVCVESPRGKVDIKARITDEMKPGILSSTFHFPEVMLNIITSDEHCSEAMCPEYKVVSCRIRKSKGKFKKMMKAQEKY
- a CDS encoding HD domain-containing protein, encoding MDDILKHITDFGDTAHGEQLRKYSPDRYMVHPIRVMETMKSHTGDICVLAAALLHDVLEDTPVTAEEIRKFLNKYLNEEEADRTVDLVIELTDVYVKKNYPRLNRRTRKEKELQRLARISPDGQTIKYADIMDNAQEISEEDTDFARVYLQEVRKIILELNRGNVALRNEALRVVNQAIADQD
- a CDS encoding NADH-ubiquinone oxidoreductase-F iron-sulfur binding region domain-containing protein, with product MSKNLSALSGRKGLHRNLFEQMGNAAVSGNGTPTPEALSQLADEFLMGEANTYGSITAYDFMKPENRGKEIYICNGSACLCAGTQDNVLEKVMQHFDADSVGHMTCLGRCHENSSFHFNGKNYSGSSIEDLENIVSSGKGNQNGHYSVTSAVRLLTEPFNSIKEFKTLLQHSLQRPSADLLNEIKLSQIRGRGGAGFPMGIKWEGCRNEISDDKFIICNADEGDPGAFSDRYLLEERPLLVLFGMLVAGICTGANLGVLFIRAEYPEAVRVVEEKIRELYANNLIGSNIIGSGFSFNFKVIKAQGAYICGEETALINAIEGQRPEVRTRPPFPTQQGLFLKPTVVNNVETLAAAAWIVRNGGDAYAALGTEKSRGTKLVSLDGIFNKPGIVEVEMGTTMEKVIYEYGGGFRKPVKALHIGGPLGGIVPVEKIPALSVDFESFATEGFLLGHASVVCIPSDFPMIKYLEHLFEFAALESCGKCFPCRLGTKRAHEMLHEAAHNMKTVNRELFMDLLSTLQQGSLCAHGGGIPLPARNALMYFADELNLHFN